The window GTGCGATCCTGAGGCCGTACGAACGAGCTCGGAAGGCAGTCCACATGCAGGATCTGAAGGTCATCGGGGTCGAGAACGGCGCGCTCGTCGCCGTCGGTGACGACGGTGAGCGTTTCCGCATCGCCGTCGACGAAGCATTGCAGTCGAAAGTGCGGCAGGTGCGCCAGGAGACGCCCGCCGACGCCCCCAAACTGTCGCCCCGCGAGGTGCAGGCCCACATCCGCTCCGGCATGTCCGCGGAGGACGTCGCGGCGGTCACCGGCGCGCCCCTGGAGTACGTGCAGCGCTTCGAGGGACCGATCATCGCCGAGCGCGAGCACATCGTCGCCAGCGCCCTCAGCGTCCCGGTGCACACGACGGACGCGGTCGACCCGCTGGGCGAGGCCGAGACGTTCGGGTCGGTCATCCGCGACCGCCTCGCCTCCCTCGGCGTGTCCGGAGAGCGCTGGGCGAGCTGGAAGGACAGCGAGACCGGCTGGATCGTGAAGCTCGAGTTCACGGCCGACACGATCGACCACGACGCGCGCTGGTCCTACGACGCGCGCAAGCACGCCCTGGCGCCGCTCAACTCGGAGGCGACCACCCTGTCGCAGGCGGGCGAGCTGCGCGGCGGAGCGCTCATCCCCCGGCTCCGCGCCGTGCTGCCGCACGAAGGCGAGCCCGACAACTCGCGCTTCGACAGCGGAGCCTTCACGTTCCCCGCGCCGTCCGCCGACCTGCTCGGGCCGGAGATCACCGCGCCCATCGAGCCGCTGACGCCGGGCCGCGCGCCGGGCGCCAACAACTCCATCCAGGTGTCCGCCATCAAGCGCGCCGACGAGGGCGCCCCGCGCGACCTGCACCAGACCGCCGACCTGCTGGAGGCGCTGCGCCGCCGCCGGGGCGAGCGCGAGGCCGCGACCTACGAGGACCGCACGCCGGCCCCGGAGCGCCCGCTGGCCTCCGACCCGGCGCCCGTGCCCACGCCGACGCCCACTCCCTCGCCGTTCCGTGTGGTGGACGAGCGGATCGCCGAGCGGCCGCCGGTCGCCGAGCAGCCGCCGCTCCCCCTCGACGTGCCGCCGCCCGCGAACAGCAACGACTCGGGTCCGCAGCCGTCCGGCCGCAAGAAGGGCCGCACCGCGATGCCGAGCTGGGACGAGATCGTCTTCGGCGCGCGCACGGACGACGACCTGGCCTGATCTTCTTCTCGCCGAAGTGCACCTTCTTGTGCACCCGTGCGGCGTGTCGCACGCAACGACGTGCACCTCAGCCGTGTCGGGATGCGGGAGCGCGGGTTACCCGGCGGCGCCGAAGCGCAGGAGGGGCACCCGCGTCTCCTCGGGCGTGATCGAGCCGTGCTGGCCGACCATGTTGCGGCCGGTGCGCAGCGGGTCGCGGCCGTCGTAGTAGGCGATGCGCTTGCGCGCGGCGACCAGCACATCCCCGATGCGCGGTGCCACCTCGGGGGCGACCGCCGCTCCGAACCAGCCGGCCTCGACCGCTTCGGCGCGCGTCGCCACCCAGGAGCGGTCGCCCTCGGCGTCGCGCCAGCGCTCGGCAACGTCCGTCGCCGAGGTGCCGGGAGCCGTGTAGAGGTGCAGGACGCGCGGCTCGCCCGCCACGTCGGCCACACCGTCCAGGAGTTCGGGGGCGGTGTCGTAGAGGATGTGACCGCCCTCGGGGACGTCGACCACGCCGTGGTCGGCGGTCAGCAGAGCCGCGCGCCCGGGGCCGAGCCGCCGGGCGAAGGACGCGACCAGCGCGTCCAGCGTCTCGAGGGCGGCCGTCCAGTCGCTCGACTCCCAGCCGCGCGCGTGCGCCAGCTGGTCGAGCTCGGCGACATAGAGATAGGTCAGCCCCGGGCCCGGGGTCGCGACGATGTCGGCGGTAGTGTCGAACCGCTCGGCCAGCGACTGCACGCCGATGAACTCCGCGCCCCGCAGCACCGCCTCGGTGAAGCCGGAACCGGCGAACTTCGGCAGGCCGATCGCCCGCGCGCGCACGCCCTCGTCGGCCGCGCGCTCGAAGACGGTCCGCGACCGCTGCCAGGTGGACGGATCCATCTGCGCGTCCCAGCCGGAGAGCTGGTTGGTCAGGCGGCCGGTGCCGTCGCGGACGCGGTAGCCGACCAGGCCGTGCTCGCCAGGCGCCGTGCCCGTGGTCAGTGTCGCCAGCGCAGCGGCGGTGGTGGTGGGGAAACCGGCGTCGATCGTCGTCGCCTTCCCGAGCATCGGCGCCAGCGTCCGCGCGTGACCGGATCGTGCCCGCAAGGCCGCGGCGCCCAGGCCGTCGACCAGGATGACGACCACGTGATCCAGCCGCGGCAGGTCGAGGTCGTTCCGTTCGCCGCGCAGCGCCGCGAGCGAACTCGGCAGAACCGTGGCGAGGCTCGCTCGCGTGGTGAAGGCGGCCGGTAGCATGGGGGGCATCCGGCCCAGTCTGGCACAGGCATCACGGCGCCGGCCGAGCCACCCCCGCTCCCCGGGCACGCGCTTCCCGAGCCCGTGCTCCCCCCGAGCCCCGACCTGCACAGAATGCACGAATGACACCCGCAGACGATCAGCCCGCCGGAACGACCGAACGCATCGAGGACGTCGACGTCACGACCGAGATGCAGGGCTCCTTCCTCGAGTACGCCTACTCGGTGATCTACTCCCGCGCCCTCCCGGACGCCCGCGACGGCCTCAAGCCGGTGCAGCGCCGCATCCTCTACATGATGACCGAGATGGGCCTGCGCCCGGACCGCGGTCACGTGAAGTCCGCCCGCGTCACCGGCGAGGTGATGGGAAAGCTGCACCCGCACGGCGACAGCGCGATCTACGACGCCCTGGTGCGCATGGCGCAGGACTTCACCCTGCGCGTGCCGCTGGTCGACGGGCACGGCAACTTCGGCTCCCTCGACGACGGGCCGGCCGCCGCCCGGTACACCGAGGCACGTCTCGCCGCAGCGGCGCTCGCGATGACGGAGGATCTCGACGAGGACGTCGTCGACTTCGTCCCCAACTACGACAACCAGCTGATGCAGCCGGATGTGCTGCCCGCCGCCTTCCCGAACCTCCTGGTCAACGGCGCGAGCGGCATCGCGGTCGGCATGGCCACGAACATGGCGCCGCACAACCTGATCGAGGTCGTGGGCGCAGCCCGCCACCTGCTCGCGAACCCGGATGCGACCCTCGACGACCTGATGGCGTACGTCCCCGGGCCCGACCTCCCCGGCGGCGGCACCATCGCCGGGCTGGCGGGTGTGCGCGACGCGTACGCGACCGGCCGCGGCAGCTTCCGGATGCGCGCCAAGGTGACCGTCGAATCCATCACCGCGCGCAAGAGCGGCCTCGTCGTCACCGAGCTCCCCTACCTCGTTGGCCCCGAGAAGGTCATCGAGAAGATCAAGGACGGCGTCAACGCCAAGAAGCTCAACGGCATCTCGGACGTCACCGACCTCTCCGACCGCCAGCACGGCCTGCGTCTCGTCATCGGCATCAAGACCGGCTTCAGCCCGGAGGCGGTGCTCGAGCAGCTCTACCGGCACACGCCGCTCGAAGAGGGCTTCGCGATCAACAACGTCGCGCTCGTCGCCGGCGGTCCGCAGACCCTCGGCCTGCGCGACCTGCTGCAGGTGTACCTCGACCACCGCGTCAGCGTGGTCACCCGGCGGTCGCAGTTCCGCCTCGCGCGCCGGCAGGAGCGGCTGCACCTCGTCGAGGGCCTGCTCATCGCCATCCTCGACATCGACGAGGTGATCCAGGTCATCCGCACCTCGGACGACACCGAGCAGGCGCGCGGACGGCTGATGCAGGTGTTCGACCTCAGCACCCTGCAGGCCGACTACATCCTCGAGCTGCGGCTGCGCCGGCTCACCAAGTTCAGCCGCATCGAGCTCGAGACCGAGCGCGACCAGCTGCGCGCCGAGATCGAGGAGCTGCAGGCCCTGCTCGCCTCCCGTCAGCGCATCGACGACCTGGTCTCGGACGAGCTGGAGCAGGTCGCCACCCGGTTCGGGACGCCGCGGCGCACCCTCCTCACCGAGGCGAAGCCGTCGATCGCCGGCGCCTCGCGCAGCAAGGCCGCGACGGTGCAGCTCGAGGTGGCGGACGTGCCCACGCGCGTGTACCTCTCCACCACCGGGCGCATCCTGCGAGTGGATGCGGTGCCCGGCGCCGACGGCGAGGGCGGGCTCGACCGCATCCAGCCGCCGGCCCGGCGCAGCAAGCACGACGCGATCCTGTCCCAGCTGGACACGACCAGCCGGAGCGAGATCGGCGCGGTGACGAACCGCGGGCGGCTCATCCGCTTCTCCCCCGTCGACCTGCCCGGGGTGCCGGCCAACTCCATCCAGCTGGGCGCCGGCGTCAAGATCGGCGACTACCTGGCGCTCGCGGACAAGAAGGAGCGCATCCTCGCGATCGTCTCCCTCGACTCGGAGCGCACCATCGCCCTCGGGACGAAGCAGGGCGTGGTCAAGCGCGTCGCGCCAGGCGACTGGGCCAACAAGCCCGAGTTCGAGATCATCAGCCTGAAAGCCGGCGACGAGCTCGTCGGTGCGACGACGGTGACGGACGACGACGAGCTGGTGTTCGTCGCCAGCGACGCGCAGCTGCTGCGGTTCGCCGCCTCCAGCGTCCGTCCGCAGGGACGCGCCGCGGGCGGTATGGCCGGCATCAACCTGGGATCGGGCGCGCGCGCGATCTACTTCGGCGCCGTCGCCTCGGGCGACACCGACGAGGCCGTCGTCGCCACGATCGCGGCGAGCGACGCGACGCTGCCCGGCGCAGACCCGGGCACCGCGAAGGTGAGCGACTTCTCCGAGTTCCCCGCGAAGGGACGCGCCACCGGCGGCGTCCGCGCCCAGCGGTTCCTGAAGGGCGAGAGCGAGCTGGTCATGGCATGGGCCGGCCGCGGCCCGGCGCTGGCCGTCGCCCCCGACGGCGCTGCGCGCACCCTCCCCGAGGGCGGCGCCCGCCGCGACGCCTCCGGCACCCCCCTCGACACCGTCGTCGGCTCGATCGGCCGCCGCATCTCCTGACCATCGGTTCCTCAGTTAGTCCGCTCGACGCGCCGTCGGAAGCGGATTAACTGAGGAAGCGATGAATGGATGAGGGGGTCAGGCGTCGATGCGGGCGCGGCTCAGGTCGTCGGCGCCCGCGATGATGAACTCCTTGCGCGGGGCGACGTCGTTGCCCATGAGCAGCTCGAAGACGCGGTTCGCGGCCTCCGCGTCGGGGACGCGCACCCGCCGCAGCGTGCGGTGGGCGCGGTCCATCGTGGTGGTCGCGAGCTGGTCCGCATCCATCTCGCCGAGGCCCTTGTAGCGCTGGATCGGCTCCTGGTAGCGCTTGCCGCGCTTCTTCAGGTCCGCGAGCACCGCCTGCAGCTCGGCCTCCGAGTACGTGTAGATCGTCTCGTTCGGCTTCGACCCCGGGTTCACGACCACGACACGGTGCAGCGGAGGCACGGCCGCGAAGACGCGCCCCTCCTCGATCATCGGCCGCATGTAGCGGAAGAACAGCGTGAGCAGCAGGGTGCGGATGTGCGCCCCGTCCACGTCGGCGTCCGACATGATGATGACCTTGCCGTAGCGGGCGACCGACAGGTCGAAGCTGCGGCCGGAGCCGGCGCCGATGACCTGGATGATCGCCGCGCACTCGGCGTTGGAGAGCATGTCCGAGATGGACGCCTTCTGCACGTTCAGGATCTTGCCCCGGATGGGCAGCAGCGCCTGGTACTCGCTGTCGCGTGCCCGGCGGGCCGTCCCCAGCGCCGAGTCGCCCTCGACGATGAACAGCTCGCTGTTGGCGACGTCGTTGGAGCGGCAGTCGACGAGCTTCGCCGGGAGGGACGAGGTCTCCAGCGCGTTCTTGCGGCGCTGCGTCTCCTTGTGAGCGCGTGCGGAGATACGCGACTTCATCTCGGCGACGACCTTGTCGAGCACGAGCGCCGACTGCGCCTTGTCGTCGCGCTTCGACGAGCCGAACCGCTCGGCCATCGCCTTCTGGACGACGTTCGCGACGATCGCGCGCACGGCGGGTGTGCCGAGGATCTCCTTCGTCTGGCCCTCGAACTGCGGCTCGGGCAGGCGCACCGTGAGCACGGCGGTGAGCCCGGCCATCACGTCGTCCTTCTCGAGCTTGTCCGTTCCGGCCTTGAGGCGCCGTGCGTTCAGCTCCACCTGCTGGCGGAGGAACTTGAGCAGGCCCTGGTCGAACCCGGCCTGGTGGCTGCCGCCCTTCGGCGTCGCGATGATGTTGACGAAGCTGCGCATGACGGTGTCGTAGCCGGTGCCCCAGCGCAGGGCGATGTCGACCTGGCAGTCGCGCTGCAGCTCGGTCGGCACCATCGCGCCGGAGTCCGACAGCACGGGGACGGTCTCGGTGAAGTGTCCCTCGCCGGTGAGCCGCCAGGTCTCGGTGATCGGGCTGTCCGGAGCGAGGAAGTCGACGAACTCCGAGATGCCGCCCTCGTAGCGGAACGTGGTCAGCCCGGTCGGCTCGGCACCGTCCTTCCCGGCGCGCTTGTCGTCGATCGAGATCGACAGCCCGGGGACCAGGAACGCCGTCTGCCGTGCACGGCCGACGAGGTCGTCCGTGCTGAACTCGGCGCCCTTGGTGAAGATCTGCCGGTCGGCCCAGTAGCGGATGCGCGTGCCCGTCCGGCCCTTGGGCACCTTGCCGACCACGCGCAGCTCGCTGCCGCTGACGAACGGGGTGAAGGGGCTGTCGGGGCTCGGCGCGCCCTTCTTGTCGTCGAAGACGCCGGGCTCGCCGCGGTGGAACGACATCGCCCAGGTCTTGCCGTCGCGGTCGACCTCCACGTCGAGCCGCTCGGAGAGCGCGTTGACCACCGAGGCGCCGACGCCGTGCAGTCCGCCGGACGCGGCATACGAGCCGCTGCCGAACTTGCCGCCGGCGTGAAGCTTCGTGAACACGACCTCCACACCCGACAGGCCGGTCTTCGGCTCGATGTCGACGGGGATGCCGCGGGCACTGTCGCGCACCTCCACGCTGTCGTCGGCGTGCAGCACCACGTCGATGCTCGTACCGTGCCCGGCGAGGGCCTCGTCGACGGAGTTGTCGATGATCTCCCACAGGCAGTGCATGAGACCGCGGGAGTCGGTGGAGCCGATGTACATGCCGGGTCGTTTGCGGACGGCCTCGAGCCCCTCGAGCACCGACAGGTGCCTGGCCGAATAGTCCGAACTCGCCACGTGCGCTCCTTGTGGATGGTGTGCGCCCGTTTCCGCGGGCGCGCGTGCTTCTCCAGCGTACGTGCCGGACGCCGAACCCTACGTCACGACACCCGTCGGGACGCTGTGGCTACGCGTTGAGCGAAATGGCAGGCGATACGCGCAGAGTTACCGGGTATCCGTGGTTCTATAGACGTACCGAGTTCACCGGTTGCGACGGAAGGAGCATCACATGTCGACAGTAACCTCGGAGAACGGGGCCGTTGACGAGCTCGCATCAGGGCCGCAACTGACGGCCGCGGACCGTTGCGACAGCTGCGGGGCGCAGGCGTACATCAGGGTCGTCGTGAACAACGGCGAACTGCTGTTCTGCGCGCACCACGGCAAGAAGCACCAGGAGAAGCTCTCTCAGATCGCCCACAGCTGGCACGACGAGACCGCTCGCCTGTTCGAAGAGCAGCGCGCGTAACGCGACCGCATCGCGAGACGCGGGGCTGACCGGAGGATGGTGACACGGACGGGTGTGCGCAGACGCGCCCACATCGACCTCGACACCATCCGCCAGACGGCAGCCTCCTCGTCACTCCCCGACTGCACCGCCGATCTCCGCGCCGACGCGTACGGACACGGGCTCCTGCCCGTGGCTCGTGCGCTGACGGATGCGGGGGTCGGCGGTTTTCTCGTCTCCCGGGTGGAGGACGCCGCCGCGCTCGCGGACGAAGGCCTCCCCGTCCCGGTCGAGATCGGCGCCCCGGAGTCCGGCCGCACCGTTCGCGGGCCGGAGCTGTTCGGGCTCGATCCCGCACATCCATCGCCCCCCGCCATGCGGCTGGAGGGCGAGGTCATCGCCGTGAAGCGCGTGCCCGCCGACCGCGGCGTCTCGTACGGCTACACCTACCGCACGTCGCACCCCACCACGCTCGTGCTCGTCGCGCTGGGCTATGCCGACGGCATCCTGCGCGTGGCGTCCAACAAGGCGCCGGTCAAGGTCGGCGACATCATCGGCCGCATCACCGGCCGGATCGCCATGGACCAGTTCGTCGTCGACGTCGGCGGTGACGGTCCAGCGCCCGGCGACCCGGTCATCCTGTTCGGCGACCCGGAGCTCGGCGAGCCGACGGTGCTCGACTGGGCGGACGCCCTGGGCGTGGCCGCCCCGGTCATCACCAGCAGGCTCGGCCGGCGCATCGAGAGGACGTACACCCGATGAGGACGCCCGCATGACGATCGTGGACGCCGTCGCCGAACCGCTCCCCCGCGCGGTCATCGACCTGGCCGCTCTGCGGCACAACGTCGCGCACCTCACCGCGCTGATCGCCCCCGCCGAGACGATGCTCGCCGTGAAGGCGGACGCGTACGGCCACGGGCTGCTGCCCATCGCCGAAGCCGGCCTGGAGGCGGGAGCCACCTCTCTCGCCGTGCTCGAGATCCCGGCGGGGCTGGTGCTCCGCCACGCGGGGATCACCGTCCCCCTGCTCGCCTGGCTGCACGGCCGCGACACGGACTGGCGCGCCGGCATCGAGGCGGACATCCAGCTGGGCATCTCCGCCCAGTGGCAGCTGGATGCGATCGCCGCGTCCGGCGCGGACCGCCCCGCGGTCATCCACCTCAAGGTCGACACCGGCCTCAGCCGCAACGGCGCCACCCGCGAGGAGTGGCCCGGGCTCATCCGCGCCGCCGTCGACCTCGAGCAGCGCGGCATCGTGCGCATCCGCGCCGCCTGGTCGCACCTCGCGGACGCGTCCATCGCCGACGACGAGGCGGCCCTCGCCGAGTTCCGCGATGCGGTGCTCGAGGCCGAGAAGCTCGGCGCCCGGTTCGAGGCCCTGCACCTCGCCGCCAGCTCCGCGGGCATCCGGATGCCGGAGGCTCGCTTCTCGTTCGTGCGCTTCGGGATCGCCGCCTACGGCTTCTCGCCGTTCGACGACTCCACCGGCGCCGAACTAGGCCTCATCCCGGTGATGCGGTTGGAGGCTCCGGTCACCGAGGTGCACGTCGGCGGCACCACGCACGCCCGGCTCGGGATCGGCTACGCGGACGGCGTGCCGACCCTCGGCATCGCCAAGACGTCCATCCAGCTGAACGGCCGCCGTTGCCCCGTGATCGAGGTGGACGCCGACAGCATGCTCGTGGATGCGGGTCCGCACCGCGTGGAGGTGGGCGACACCGCCATCCTGTTCGGCCCGGGCACCGACGGCGAGCCGACCGCGGAGAAGTACGCCGACTGGGCGGAGACGATCGCCGACGAGATGGTGACGGGCGTCGCCGCCCGCGTCCCCCGCGTCTACGTCAACTGAGCCCGGCGCGTTCTTTCGTCGAGGTGCACCTTGTTGCGCTCGACACGCCGCACAGGTGCGCAACAACGTGCACCTCGGCGAAAAGGGACAGGGCGAGCGGGCGCGCGCTCAGAGGGAGACGCCGAGGCGGTCCGCGATCGCGCGGCGCGCGTTGGTGGCGTAGCGGTCGACCCGCTCCGTCTGCGGAACCGGCGCGACCTCGCCGCGCAGGGCGGTGCTCAGGAAGCGGTCCGCGAGGGCGGGGTTCATCGGGAGCAGCGGACCGTGCAGGTGCGTGCCGATCGACGCGCCGACGACGACGCCCTCCGTCTGGTCGCCGTTGCCCGTGCCGCTGACGACTCGGCCGAGCGGCTCCGCCTCGTCGAGGACGGTGCGGGCGGAGTGGTTCTCGAACCCGGCGATGGTGCTGCCGTCCGCGAGCGTGACGACGATCTCGCCGACGTGCCGCTTGGCGCCGAGCGCAGCGCGGGTCGGGAAGACCGCCGCGCCGGCGAGCACCTCGCCCTCGGGGGTCTCCAGTTCGCTGCCGAGCAGCTGCCAGCCGCCGGCGATGGCGAGGAACGGCACGCCCGCATCCCGCCAGTCGCGTAGCCGGGCGGCGATGCGCAGGACGTCGGCGTGTACGGCGCGCTGACCGGAGAGCGGGCCGGAGCCGATATGGACGATGTCCGCGCTGGTCGGAAGCTCCGCGCCGACGCTGTGGCGGACCACCTCGACGTCGATGCCGCGCCACTGCGCGCGCTCGGCGAGGGCGAGCACGTTGCCGGCGTCGCCGTTGATGCCGAGCTCGGCCGGATAGAGGTGCAGGATGCGCAGCACGGTCATCGCTCGCGGCCCTCCAGGTCGAGGAAGCCGAGCTGCTTCCGGATCAGCATCATCTGCTCGTAGTTCACGATCATCGTCTTCGTGCCGCGCGACGGTTTTGGCAGGGCGAGGAACGCCTGCAGCGCCGGCTTCAGCTCGGGCAGGACCTGGTCGACGTCGATGCCGGCGTAGGCGAACCGCGTGGCGAACTGCCACGCCTTGGTGCCGGACACCACATCCACGTGCGTGAGCTTCGACAGGTCGATGTCGTACACCCACGACGGGTCGGGGGTGCCCTCGTCGACCGCGACGAACACCTGCTCCGGCGACTCGGCCAGGTAGTCGAGGTTGAGCTGGAGGCTCGGCGGGTTCTTCATCATGATGATCTCGACGTCCTCGTCGCCGACCTTCAGCGTCTCTCCGCGACCGTAGACGGTGCGCAGCGCTGCCATGGCCGCCACGACCGACTGCGGCTGGAACTTCTCCCCCAGCAGCCGGCGCGCCATCGCCGTGGCGCCCGCCGCATCCACCGCGTAGTGCAGCCCGCGGGCCGGCAGGCCGATCCGGACGTGCTCGCCGCCGATGGTGAGCTGGGCGCTCTGCACCTCCAGCTTGCTGACGAACACCGACGGGATGGGCAGGGAGCCCGCCGACGCGCCGGTCAGGTCCTTCACATTGGCGAGGCCGTTGGGGGACGACTCGATGATGGACGGCGCGACGGCGAACGTGGAGACGTCACGGCCCTGCGCGACGAGCTCGGCGCCGACCCGCGACAGGCTGTCGTCGTCCGCGTTCACCACGACGAACTCGGACGAGCCCTCGGCGATCGAGCGCAGCATCCCGATCACGCGGGTGGGCTCGAAGAAGCGGTTGAGCTGGTCGATCTGCACGTTGAGCAGCAGCGAGCCGCGCGGCTTCAGCACGCGCGCGAGGTCGACGCCGTAGGCCTCGTCCACCTCGATCACGCCGACATCGCCGCGAACGTAGCCGTCCAGGGGCACGTCGGCGAGCAGCGCGGAGGCGATGCCCTGCGGCAGGTTGCCGCCCGAGGGATTGGTGAAGACCTCGAGACCGTGCTCGCGCAGGATCGCGGTGAGCATGTTGGTCGTCGTGGACTTGCCGTTCGAGCCGGACACGAACACGACGCCCAGGGGAAGCCGGCTGACCGCGCGCTCCAGGAACTTCGGGGCGATGGCAAGCGCGACACGGCCGGGGACCGCGGAGCCGCCTCCCCGCAGGCGAAGAAGCCAGCGGGCGAGGCGGCCGGCGAGGACCGCCAGTCGGTAACGCACCGGTTTACTCGAGGTAGTCGCGCAGCGACTGCGAACGCGACGGGTGACGCAGCTTCGCCATCGTCTTCGACTCGATCTGACGGATGCGCTCACGCGTCACGCCGAAGGTGTCGCCGATCTGGTCGAGCGTCTTCGGCATGCCGTCGCCGAGGCCGAAGCGCATGCGGATCACGCCCGCCTCACGCTCGGACAGCGAGTCGAGCAGGCTCTCCAGCTGCTTCTGCAGCATGGTGAAGCCCACCGCGTCGGCCGGGACGACCGCCTCGGTGTCCTCGATCAGGTCGCCGAACTCGCTGTCGCCGTCCTCACCCAGAGGAGTGTGCAGCGAGATGGGCTCGCGACCGTACTTCTGGACCTCGATGACCTTCTCCGGGGTCATGTCGAGTTCCTTCGACAGCTCCTCGGGGGTGGGCTCGCGGCCCAGGTCCTGCAGCATCTGGCGCTGC is drawn from Leifsonia shinshuensis and contains these coding sequences:
- the sepH gene encoding septation protein SepH, which codes for MQDLKVIGVENGALVAVGDDGERFRIAVDEALQSKVRQVRQETPADAPKLSPREVQAHIRSGMSAEDVAAVTGAPLEYVQRFEGPIIAEREHIVASALSVPVHTTDAVDPLGEAETFGSVIRDRLASLGVSGERWASWKDSETGWIVKLEFTADTIDHDARWSYDARKHALAPLNSEATTLSQAGELRGGALIPRLRAVLPHEGEPDNSRFDSGAFTFPAPSADLLGPEITAPIEPLTPGRAPGANNSIQVSAIKRADEGAPRDLHQTADLLEALRRRRGEREAATYEDRTPAPERPLASDPAPVPTPTPTPSPFRVVDERIAERPPVAEQPPLPLDVPPPANSNDSGPQPSGRKKGRTAMPSWDEIVFGARTDDDLA
- a CDS encoding alkaline phosphatase family protein, whose amino-acid sequence is MLPAAFTTRASLATVLPSSLAALRGERNDLDLPRLDHVVVILVDGLGAAALRARSGHARTLAPMLGKATTIDAGFPTTTAAALATLTTGTAPGEHGLVGYRVRDGTGRLTNQLSGWDAQMDPSTWQRSRTVFERAADEGVRARAIGLPKFAGSGFTEAVLRGAEFIGVQSLAERFDTTADIVATPGPGLTYLYVAELDQLAHARGWESSDWTAALETLDALVASFARRLGPGRAALLTADHGVVDVPEGGHILYDTAPELLDGVADVAGEPRVLHLYTAPGTSATDVAERWRDAEGDRSWVATRAEAVEAGWFGAAVAPEVAPRIGDVLVAARKRIAYYDGRDPLRTGRNMVGQHGSITPEETRVPLLRFGAAG
- a CDS encoding DNA topoisomerase IV subunit A — encoded protein: MTPADDQPAGTTERIEDVDVTTEMQGSFLEYAYSVIYSRALPDARDGLKPVQRRILYMMTEMGLRPDRGHVKSARVTGEVMGKLHPHGDSAIYDALVRMAQDFTLRVPLVDGHGNFGSLDDGPAAARYTEARLAAAALAMTEDLDEDVVDFVPNYDNQLMQPDVLPAAFPNLLVNGASGIAVGMATNMAPHNLIEVVGAARHLLANPDATLDDLMAYVPGPDLPGGGTIAGLAGVRDAYATGRGSFRMRAKVTVESITARKSGLVVTELPYLVGPEKVIEKIKDGVNAKKLNGISDVTDLSDRQHGLRLVIGIKTGFSPEAVLEQLYRHTPLEEGFAINNVALVAGGPQTLGLRDLLQVYLDHRVSVVTRRSQFRLARRQERLHLVEGLLIAILDIDEVIQVIRTSDDTEQARGRLMQVFDLSTLQADYILELRLRRLTKFSRIELETERDQLRAEIEELQALLASRQRIDDLVSDELEQVATRFGTPRRTLLTEAKPSIAGASRSKAATVQLEVADVPTRVYLSTTGRILRVDAVPGADGEGGLDRIQPPARRSKHDAILSQLDTTSRSEIGAVTNRGRLIRFSPVDLPGVPANSIQLGAGVKIGDYLALADKKERILAIVSLDSERTIALGTKQGVVKRVAPGDWANKPEFEIISLKAGDELVGATTVTDDDELVFVASDAQLLRFAASSVRPQGRAAGGMAGINLGSGARAIYFGAVASGDTDEAVVATIAASDATLPGADPGTAKVSDFSEFPAKGRATGGVRAQRFLKGESELVMAWAGRGPALAVAPDGAARTLPEGGARRDASGTPLDTVVGSIGRRIS
- a CDS encoding DNA topoisomerase IV subunit B, translating into MASSDYSARHLSVLEGLEAVRKRPGMYIGSTDSRGLMHCLWEIIDNSVDEALAGHGTSIDVVLHADDSVEVRDSARGIPVDIEPKTGLSGVEVVFTKLHAGGKFGSGSYAASGGLHGVGASVVNALSERLDVEVDRDGKTWAMSFHRGEPGVFDDKKGAPSPDSPFTPFVSGSELRVVGKVPKGRTGTRIRYWADRQIFTKGAEFSTDDLVGRARQTAFLVPGLSISIDDKRAGKDGAEPTGLTTFRYEGGISEFVDFLAPDSPITETWRLTGEGHFTETVPVLSDSGAMVPTELQRDCQVDIALRWGTGYDTVMRSFVNIIATPKGGSHQAGFDQGLLKFLRQQVELNARRLKAGTDKLEKDDVMAGLTAVLTVRLPEPQFEGQTKEILGTPAVRAIVANVVQKAMAERFGSSKRDDKAQSALVLDKVVAEMKSRISARAHKETQRRKNALETSSLPAKLVDCRSNDVANSELFIVEGDSALGTARRARDSEYQALLPIRGKILNVQKASISDMLSNAECAAIIQVIGAGSGRSFDLSVARYGKVIIMSDADVDGAHIRTLLLTLFFRYMRPMIEEGRVFAAVPPLHRVVVVNPGSKPNETIYTYSEAELQAVLADLKKRGKRYQEPIQRYKGLGEMDADQLATTTMDRAHRTLRRVRVPDAEAANRVFELLMGNDVAPRKEFIIAGADDLSRARIDA
- a CDS encoding alanine racemase, translated to MVTRTGVRRRAHIDLDTIRQTAASSSLPDCTADLRADAYGHGLLPVARALTDAGVGGFLVSRVEDAAALADEGLPVPVEIGAPESGRTVRGPELFGLDPAHPSPPAMRLEGEVIAVKRVPADRGVSYGYTYRTSHPTTLVLVALGYADGILRVASNKAPVKVGDIIGRITGRIAMDQFVVDVGGDGPAPGDPVILFGDPELGEPTVLDWADALGVAAPVITSRLGRRIERTYTR
- a CDS encoding alanine racemase, with amino-acid sequence MTIVDAVAEPLPRAVIDLAALRHNVAHLTALIAPAETMLAVKADAYGHGLLPIAEAGLEAGATSLAVLEIPAGLVLRHAGITVPLLAWLHGRDTDWRAGIEADIQLGISAQWQLDAIAASGADRPAVIHLKVDTGLSRNGATREEWPGLIRAAVDLEQRGIVRIRAAWSHLADASIADDEAALAEFRDAVLEAEKLGARFEALHLAASSAGIRMPEARFSFVRFGIAAYGFSPFDDSTGAELGLIPVMRLEAPVTEVHVGGTTHARLGIGYADGVPTLGIAKTSIQLNGRRCPVIEVDADSMLVDAGPHRVEVGDTAILFGPGTDGEPTAEKYADWAETIADEMVTGVAARVPRVYVN
- a CDS encoding cobyric acid synthase, encoding MTVLRILHLYPAELGINGDAGNVLALAERAQWRGIDVEVVRHSVGAELPTSADIVHIGSGPLSGQRAVHADVLRIAARLRDWRDAGVPFLAIAGGWQLLGSELETPEGEVLAGAAVFPTRAALGAKRHVGEIVVTLADGSTIAGFENHSARTVLDEAEPLGRVVSGTGNGDQTEGVVVGASIGTHLHGPLLPMNPALADRFLSTALRGEVAPVPQTERVDRYATNARRAIADRLGVSL
- a CDS encoding MurT ligase domain-containing protein codes for the protein MRYRLAVLAGRLARWLLRLRGGGSAVPGRVALAIAPKFLERAVSRLPLGVVFVSGSNGKSTTTNMLTAILREHGLEVFTNPSGGNLPQGIASALLADVPLDGYVRGDVGVIEVDEAYGVDLARVLKPRGSLLLNVQIDQLNRFFEPTRVIGMLRSIAEGSSEFVVVNADDDSLSRVGAELVAQGRDVSTFAVAPSIIESSPNGLANVKDLTGASAGSLPIPSVFVSKLEVQSAQLTIGGEHVRIGLPARGLHYAVDAAGATAMARRLLGEKFQPQSVVAAMAALRTVYGRGETLKVGDEDVEIIMMKNPPSLQLNLDYLAESPEQVFVAVDEGTPDPSWVYDIDLSKLTHVDVVSGTKAWQFATRFAYAGIDVDQVLPELKPALQAFLALPKPSRGTKTMIVNYEQMMLIRKQLGFLDLEGRER